A segment of the Pseudomonas serboccidentalis genome:
GCTCCTACGGGGTTATGTGTACACCTGTAGGAGCTGCCGGAGGCTGCGATCTTTTGCGTTTAAAACCCTCCCCGTAACAACAAATCCCGGCAAAAAACCTTGTGCAAACGAACGAGTGCGTTAGCATCCGTCCCCGAATTGGCGCACCCGGGCATTTTTGCCCGTCACTGCTGGTTTTCGCGCCGCAATTGCAATGGTTTTGGGGACTTGAAGATGAAGAAGTATCTGTCGATGCTGCTGGTCGGCGTCACGGCACTGGTTGCAGTCAATGCGGCGCAGGCCGGCGCCATCGATGACGCGGTCAAGCGCGGCACGTTGAAAGTCGGTATGGATCCGACCTACATGCCGTTCGAAATGACCAACAAGCGCGGCGAGATCATCGGCTTCGAAGTCGACATCCTCAAAGCCATGTCCAAGGCCATGGGCGTCAAGCTGGAGCTGGTCTCCACCGGTTACGACGGCATCATCCCGGCCTTGATGACCGACAAGTTCGACATGATCGGCAGCGGCATGACCCTGACCCAGGAGCGCAACCTGCGCCTGAACTTCAGCGAACCGTTCATCGTCGTCGGCCAGACTCTGCTGATCCGCAAGGAGCTGGAAGGCACCATCAAGTCCTATAAAGACCTGAACACCGCCGACTACCGCATCACCTCCAAACTCGGCACCACCGGTGAGATGGTCGCCAAGAAGCTGATCGCCAAAGCCAAGTACCACGGCTACGACAACGAACAGGAAGCCGTGCTCGACGTGGTCAACGGCAAGGCCGACGCCTTCATCTATGACGCGCCGTACAACGTGGTGGCGGTGAACAAGGTCGGCGCCGGCAAGCTGGTGTTCCTCGACAAGCCGTTCACCTACGAGCCACTGGCCTTCGGCCTGAAGAAAGGCGACTACGACAGCCTCAACTTCATCAACAACTTCCTGCACCAGATCCACGAAGACGGCACCTACGATCGCATCCATGACAAGTGGTTCAAGAGTACCGAGTGGCTCAAGGACATGGAATAACGCCGGTCACCTAGACCGCGTCGCCTCAATCGCGAGCAGGCTCACTCCTACAGGGGAACGCATTCCAATGTAGGAGTGAGCCTGCTCGCGATGAGGGCCTCAAAGGCAATACAAAATCCGGAACCTGCAATGAAACAGAAAAAAGCCCAATGGCCCTGGCACGTCCTGACCGTGCTGGTGCTGGTCGGCCTGGCGGGCGCGTTGTATTACGCCACGTCGCTGATGTCCTACGAATGGCGCTGGAATCGCGTGCCGCAGTACTTCGCCTATCAGGCCGAAGAAACCCAGCGCGCGACCGACATTTCCACCGTCACCGAATTGGTGCGCAAGGGCAGCAGCGCGCAAGTCACCCTGCGCAACGACGCCGGTGACGAGCAGCACCTGACCGTCGACGAGAACAGCCTGCAATTCGCTCAGGGCGACGATGTGGCGGAAGGCGACGTCGTGGGTGTGACCCGGCATTGGGCGGCAGGGCCGCTGTTGTGGGGACTATGGACCACGCTGTGGCTGTCGGTGGTGTCCGGCGTACTCGGTCTGTTGATCGGTCTGGTCACCGGGCTGTGCCGCCTGTCGAACAACCCGACCCTGCGCGACTTGTCGAGCATCTACGTCGAACTGGTGCGGGGCACGCCGCTGCTGGTGCAGATTTTCATTTTCTACTTCTTCATCGGTACGGTGATGAACCTGTCCCGGGAGTTCGCCGGGATCGCCGCGCTGTCGCTGTTCACCGGTGCTTACGTGGCCGAAATCATCCGTTCCGGCGTGCAGTCGATTGCCCGCGGGCAGAACGAAGCGGCGCGCTCGCTCGGCCTGAGCGCCGGCCAGTCGATGCGCCACGTGGTGCTGCCGCAGGCGTTCAAACGCGTGCTGCCACCGCTGGCCGGACAGTTCATCAGTCTGGTCAAGGACACCTCGCTGGTGTCGGTGATTGCCATTACCGAGTTGCTGAAAAGCGGTCGCGAAGTCATCACCACCTCGTTCTCGCCGTTCGAAATCCTGTTCTGCGTCGCCGGCCTGTACCTGTTGATCAACCTGCCGCTGTCGAAAATCGCCAGCCGGCTTGAGCGGAGGCTCGCGCAAAGTGATTGAAGTCCGCGATCTGGTAAAAGTCTTCGACACCCGTGGCCAGGTAGTCCGGGCTGTGGATAACGTCACCACCACCGTGGCCAAGGGCGAAGTGCTGGTGGTGATCGGCCCGTCGGGTTCCGGTAAGTCGACCTTCCTGCGTTGCCTCAATGGCCTGGAAGAGTTCGACTCGGGCTCGGTGAGCATCGACGGCCTGCAACTGGCCGACCCGAAAACCGACGTCAACGCCTACCGCCGCGAAGTCGGCATGGTGTTCCAGCATTTCAACCTGTTCCCGCACATGACCGTGCTGGAAAACCTCTGTCTGGCGCAGAAAGTCGTGCGCAAGCGCGGGCAGAAGGAAAGCGAGGCCAAGGCTCTGGCGTTGCTGGAGAAGGTCGGCATTGCGCAGAAGGCCCGGGAATATCCGTCACGCCTGTCCGGCGGTCAGCAACAGCGCGTGGCGATTGCCCGGGCGTTGGCGATGGACCCGAAAGTGATGCTGTTCGACGAGCCGACTTCGGCCCTCGACCCGGAAATGGTCGGTGAAGTACTGGATGTGATGAAGAACCTGGCCGTGGAAGGCATGACCATGGTCTGCGTCACCCACGAAATGGGCTTCGCCCGGGAAGTGGCGGACCGGGTGCTGTTCTTCGATCACGGCAAACTGCTGGAAGATGCTTCGCCGGCCGAGTTCTTCGATGCACCGAAGGATCCTCGGGCGCAGGCGTTCTTGCGTCAGGTCTTGTAAAGCAAAAAAGATCGCAGCCTTCGGCAGCTCCTACAGAGTTATGTGTACACCTGCAGGAGCTGCCGAAAGCTGCGATCTTTTGCTGTGATGCTTAGACCTTGAACCGCCCCACCAGCATCTGCAGATGCGTCCCCAAGCGCGCCAGTTCAACACTCGATGCCGCGGTCTCTTCACTCGCTGCCGATGTCTGATCTGACACATCCCGCACATTCAGCACGCTACGGTTGATCTCCTCGGCCACGGCACTCTGCTGCTCGGCCGCTGCGGCGATCTGCTGGTTCATCGCCTGAATCGCCGACACGGTGCGGGTGATGCTTTCCAGTGAGCCACCGGCACGGCGTGTCAGTTCGACGCTGCTGTCGGTCAGGCTACGGCTGTTGTCCATGATCGTTGCCACTTGCTGGGTGCCGTTCTGCAGGCCGACGATCAGCTCTTCGATCTCTTCGGTGGACTTCTGGGTGCGCTGGGCGAGGCTGCGCACTTCATCGGCGACCACCGCAAAACCACGCCCGGCTTCACCGGCACGCGCGGCTTCGATCGCCGCGTTGAGCGCCAGCAGGTTGGTTTGCTGGGCCACGGACTTGATCACGTCGAGCACGCTGCCGATCTTGTCGCTTTCGCGCTTGAGCTCGCCCATGGCCTCGGTGGAGTGGCCGACTTCGACCGCCAGACGCTCGATCTGCGCGATGGCTTCACCGACCACCTTGTCGCCTTCACGGGCCTGCTGATCGGCGGCCACGGCGGCTTCGGAAGCCTCTTCGGCGTTGCGCGCGACTTCCTGCACGGTGGCGGCCATTTCGTTCATGGCGGTGGCGACCTGATCGGTCTCGATCTTTTGATTGTTGACCCCGGCGCTGGTCTGCTCGGTGACCGCCGACAGCTCTTCGGCGGCGCTGGCAATCTGTGTGACGCCGTCGCTGATGCCGCCGATCAGGTCGCGCAGGCCTTGGGTCATGCTCTGCATTGAACGCTGCAACTGGCCCAGTTCGTCGCGGCGCTGCGACACCAGGTTGTGGGTCAGGTCGCCGGCAGCCACGCGCTCGGCGACTTTCAGGGTCTGGTTCAGCGGAATGATGATCTGCCGGGTGATCGCCCACGCTGCCAGCAGGCCGAAGGCCACGGCCAGCAGGGTAGCGATGATCAACATGTTTTTGGCGTGCGCGGCATCGGTATCGCGCACCACGGTCTGCGATTCGGTGAGTTGCTTGCTGACGTCGAGCAGGATGTCGCCCTGGGCCGACATGCGTGCCAGAGCCTTGGCACTGGCGACCTGCGAGTCGCGGAACTGGCTGACCGCTGCACGATAGGCCTTGAGCGATTCGGTGGCCTGTTGCAGGTTGGCGATGTGCTGCTCAGGTAGTTTGGCCGGCAGGGTTTCGAGGTTTTTCAGGGCATTGTCGATGGCATCGAGCGCCGGTTGCTCGGCTTCGGTTTTGCCACTGTAGGTGTAGCCACGCACCTGGAAGCGCGCTTGCTGGATCAGTTTGCTCAGGTCGATCACGGCGTTGAACTGGGCGACGCTGTCGCCCTGCAGCATGGATTTCTCCACTTCGGCGACCTTGGCCACGGCGTTGTCGGCGGTGGCGCCGAGTTTGCTGCGGGCGTCTTCACGACTGGCCCCGGCCTGCACCATGTCGGCGAAGGCGCGTTTGTATTCGGCGACGGCGGCCAGCTGTTGGTCGACCTTGGCGGCGTCGGCCGGTTGTTCGATCAGGCCGCGCGCGGTTTGCAGGCCGCTGTCGAGCTTGGTCAGCAGCTCGTTGACCAAGCCCGGGCCTTGTTCGCCGCGACGCATTTCGTAGTCCAGGCGTGCCAGACGCAGGTCCTTGGTCAGCTCGTTGAGGCTGGAGATGAAACCCAGCTTGTCACCGCGGCTGATGATGCCCCCCATGCCGGTCCACCCGGTGAAAGTGATCAGCAGGGTGAGCAACAGCACCAGGCCGAAACCGATCCCCAGCTTGCGTTTGACGCTGACGTTTCCAAGATTCTCGGCTAACCAACGGTACATGCGACGACTCCCCTCGGACCACTAATTGGACTTATGAGGACTGTATCGGCTGGATGATGGCAATCTGTAACCCGAATTGTCCTGAACCGCCGATCCTGGATACCCGTAGGAGCTGACGAGTGGAACGAGGCTGCGATCTTTTGATTTTGTTTTTAAAGCAAGATCAAAGGATCGCAGCCTTCGGCAGCTCCTACAGGGGAGGCCTTGTTGGGGTTAGAACAGGCGGGCGAGCAGGGCGGTGACGGCGGTTTCGACGCGCAGGATGCGCTCGCCCAATTGCACCGGTTGCAGGCCGGACTTGCCCAGCAGGTCGATTTCGTAGGGGATCCAGCCGCCTTCGGGGCCGATCGCCAGGGTCACCGGTTCGCTCAGCGCCCGTGGGCACGGGGGGTAATTGCCAGGATGGCCGACCAGGCCGAGGGTGCCTTCGGTGATCGCCGGCAGGCGGTCTTCGACGAACGGCTTGAAGCGCTTCTCGATGATGATTTCCGGCAGCACGGTATCGCGAGCCTGTTCGAGGCCGAGGATCAGATTCTCGCGAATCGCTTCCGGCTCCAGGAATGGCGTCTGCCAGAAGCTCTTCTCGACGCGGTAGCTATTGACCAGAATCACCTTCGACACGCCCATGGTCGCCACGGTCTGGAACACCCGGCGCAGCATCTTCGGACGCGGCAGGGCCAGCACCAGAGTCAGCGGCAGCTTGGCGGGCGGTGGCTGATCGAGAGTGACGCGCAGTTCGGCTTCGCCGGCCTCAAGGCGCAGCAGCTCAGCCGAACCCATCAGCCCGTTGATGCGCCCGACCCGCAGGCTGTCACCGACTTCCGAGCGATGAACTTCCTGCATGTGGGTCAGGCGTCGATCACGCAGCACGACGCGGTCGGCCGCGATGAAGTCGGCCTCTTCGAGCAACAACAGGTTCATGCCTGGGTCGCTGGCGGCTGGTCGTTGTGATCGTCGGCCGAATTCTCGTCCGGACGTTCGCGCTTGCTGATCAAACCGCCAAACAGAATGCCGATTTCAAACAGCATCCACATCGGTACGGCCAGCAGGGTCTGGGAGAAAATGTCCGGCGGCGTGAGGATCATGCCAACCACGAAGCAGCCGATGATCACGTACGGGCGAATCTTCTTCAGGTATTTGACGTCGACCACGCCGATCCATACCAGCAGCACCACGGCCACCGGGATTTCGAACGCGACGCCGAAGGCGAAGAACAGCGTCATCACGAAATCGAGGTAACTGGCGATATCGGTCATCATTTCCACGCCGGCCGGGGTGGCCGCAGCGAAGAATTTGAAGATCAGCGGGAACACGAAGTAATAGGCGAACGCCATGCCGGTGTAGAACAACAGGATGCTGGATACCAGCAACGGCACCGCAATGCGCTTTTCATGCTTGTACAGGCCCGGCGCGATGAAGCCCCAGATCTGATGCAGGATCACCGGGATCGCGAGGAACAGCGAAACCATCATCGTCAGCTTCAGCGGCGTCAGGAACGGTGACGACACGTCGGTGGCGATCATCGTCGCGCCGACCGGCAGGTACTGGCGCAGCGGCGTCGAGACGAAGGTGTAGATCTGCTGGGTGAAGGCGAACAACCCGGCGAAGATGATGAAGATCGCCGCCACGCAACGCAGCAGGCGGGTGCGCAACTCGGTGAGGTGCGAAACCAGCGGCATGTGCTGGTCGTTTTCGGGGAGATCGCTCATGGGGCTCGCGGCGGCAGTGTTGGGTCGTGAGGGGCCGGCGCAACAGGCGCGGCGGCAGGAGCAGCGGATTCAACCGGGGGCGTCGCAACAACTGGTGCAGTTTCGTTCGGTACTACAGCAGGTGCAGGGATCGTCGCAGCGGCAGGGCTGTGAATCGTCTGCTCACCCACATGCTCAACCGGCGTCGGCTCCTGCTGAACCGGCGTGAAAATCTTCCGCGCCTCCTGCTCCAGCGACAGGATGTGCTCGTTGTGCAGTTGCCGACGGATCTCGTCGGCACCGATTTCACGTTCAACTTCCTGTTTGATCGCGTTGAAGCTGCGCTTCAGCCGCCCAACCCACAGGCCGGCGGTGCGCGCAGCGCCCGGCAGACGCTCGGGGCCCAGCACCAGCAGGGCGACGAGGCCGACGAGCAGCAGTTCAGAGAAGCTGATACCAAACATTAGTCAGTGCTCACACGTCTTTGCGGATCGGCTCTTCGACTTTCTGCGCCTGCACGTCGATGGTGTGCGGCGGGTTGGCCTGAGCGGTGGCTTGCGGCTGCACCGGTGGCACCGGTTGCGCAGGCGTCACGGTCGGATCGGCGGCCGGTTTCTCTTCGTCGTTCATGGCTTTGCGGAAGCCCTTGATCGACTCGCCAACGTCGGTGCCGAGGTTTTTCAGTTTCTTGGTGCCGAACACCAGCACCACGACTACCAGAATGACGATCCAGTGTTTCCAGTCAAAAATGCCCATGTTGCTGTTCCTCTCTAAAAATTATTCAGGCGGACGGACGCGAGGCTTTCTCGACGTGTCCGGACAGGCCGAAGCGACGATCCAGTTCATCCAGCACGGCCTGCGGATGCTGCCCCAGTTGGGCAAGCATGACCATGCTGTGGAACCACAGGTCGGCGGTCTCGTAGATCACGTCGCTGCAGTCGCCGCTGATGGCGGCGTCCTTGGCGGCAATAATGGTTTCGACCGACTCTTCGCCGACTTTCTCCAGAATCTTGTTCAGGCCTTTGTGATACAGACTAGCTACATAAGAGCTGTCGGCCGCTGCGCCTTTGCGCTCTTCAAGCACTTGGGCCAGACGAGTCAGGGTGTCACTCATGGGAGGATGTGTCATCAGTCATTTCCTGAGCTGCGCCGGAGCCTGATTTTGTGCAGGGCAAGGCGCGAGGAGTGTGGTTTGGCATTTCAAATAAACGACGAGTAACGCAGCCCTGCACAAAATCAGGCCCGGCCCTTCGGGTTGTCGGCTGAAAGCGCGCCATGGTGCGTTGCAGTCCTTGGGAAGGAAAAGACATTCCCGGCGGCCTGCGCCTTGCCTGGCGCGCTTTCAGCCGGCAACGCAGCTCAGTAAATGACTGATGACACATCCTATTGTCCTGCGGAATAGATAGCGTGCGGGTCTTTGAGTACCGGGTCGACGGTCTTCCAGTCGCCGTTTTCGAAGACACGATAAAAGCAGCTTTGACGGCCGGTATGGCAAGCGATGTCGCCGATCTGTTCAACCATCAGGATGATCACGTCGGCATCACAGTCCAGACGCATTTCATGCAGCGTCTGCACATGGCCGGACTCTTCGCCCTTGCGCCACAGCTTGCCACGGGAACGTGACCAGTAGATTGCACGGTTTTCCGCAGCGGTCAGTTCGAGCGCTTCGCGGTTCATCCAGGCCATCATCAGCACGCGTCCGGTCTTGTGATCCTGGGCAATCGCCGGCACCAGGCCATCCGCGTCCCACTTGATCTCGTCCAGCCAGTTTTTCATCTTCAATTCCCGAAACGCAGCTACAAGCGTTGAGCTTCAAGCTGCAAGTAAAAGCAGGTTGCGGTGTTCCTGTGTCGTCAGGCTTGCAGCTCGCAGCTTATAACTTGCAGCTGATTCGTGCTATCGGCGAACGACCAGATACAAGCCGACTGCCACCATGATACCGGCCGGCCAATGCCCCAGTTCGTTCAACGGGCCACCGGCGGCGAGAATGGTGCCGCCCGCCAGATGAGCGCAGCCAAGCAGGCGCAGGAACCAGTCGTCCTTGCGTTTGTGCCACGGTGGCGGCGGGTCGTTGGCATGTGGCTGGGACATGCGTTCGAGCAGGTCGCGGGCCATATTCGCCAGGTGCGGAAGCTGCTCGAACTGGCTCTGCACGTTGCCGATCAAGGCTTTCGGGCTGACGCGCTCGCGCATCCAGCGTTCGAGGAACGGCTGCGCGGTGTTCCACAAGTCCAGATCCGGGTACAGCTGACGGCCCAGGCCTTCGATGTTCAGCAGGGTCTTTTGCAGCAGCACCAACTGCGGCTGGACTTCCATGTTGAAGCGTCGCGCGGTCTGGAACAGGCGCATCAGCACCTGGCCAAATGAAATATCTTTTAACGGTTTTTCGAAGATCGGTTCGCACACGGTGCGGATCGCCGCTTCGAATTCGTTGAGTTTGGTTTCCGCCGGCACCCAGCCCGAGTCAATATGCAACTGCGCCACGCGGCGGTAGTCGCGCTTGAAGAAGGCGAACAGGTTACGCGCCAGATAGTCCTGGTCTTCTGGAGTCAGGCTGCCGACGATACCGCAGTCGATCGCAATGTACTGCGGGCTCCACGGATTGACGGTGCTGACGAAGATGTTGCCCGGGTGCATGTCGGCGTGGAAGAAACTGTCGCGGAACACCTGAGTGAAGAAGATCTCCACGCCGCGCTCGGCGAGCATCTTCATGTCGGTGCGCTGGTCGGCGAGGGTCGCCAGATCCGTTACCTGAATCCCGTAGATACGCTCCATCACCAGCACTTTCGGCCGGCACCAGTCCCAGTAGACCTGCGGCACGTACAGCAGCGGCGAGCCTTCGAAGTTGCGCTTGAGCTGACTGGCGTTGGCCGCCTCGCGCAGCAGGTCGAGCTCGTCGTAGATGGTCTTTTCGTAGTCCTGCACCACGTCTACCGGGTGCAGCAGGCGGGCATCGGCGGAGACTTTTTCGGCGGCGCGGGCGAGGATGAACAGCCACGCCAGATCCTGAGCGATCACCGGTTTCAGGCCCGGGCGGATCACCTTGACCACCACTTCTTCGCCGGTTTTCAGCTGCGCAGCATGCACCTGCGCCACCGAGGCCGAGGCCAGCGGTTCGACGTCAAAGCGGCTGAACACTTCGCTGATTTTCTTGCCCAGTTGCTCTTCGATCAGCTTGATCGACAGCTGCGAATCGAACGGCGGCACGCGGTCCTGCAGCAGCATCAGCTCATCGGCGATGTCTTCCGGCAGCAGGTCGCGGCGGGTCGAGAGAATCTGCCCGAACTTGATGAAGATCGGCCCCAGGTCCTGCAACGCCAGACGCAGGCGCGCACCACGGCTCAGCTCCAGCGGTTTGCGCGGGAACCAGCGCCACGGCAGCACATAGCGCAGTGCCAGGAGAAACCAGGGCAGTGGCAGATCGAACAGCAGGTCATCGAGGCGGTAGCGGATCACGACGCGCTGGATGCGCAACAAACGGCGGACGGCAAGCAGCTTCATGCGTTATCGCTTGGGTCGAGGGATCGGGAAAGGCGCTCGAAACGCGCCTCGAGACGTTCCAGATCAAGTTTGATCCGGTCCAGTTCGCTGAATCGTGCTTCGGCTTCGCGCTGCCCGACGAGGGTGCGCGATTCTTCGGCGAGGTATTCGGCGAGGTTCTGGTTGAGGCTGGCAAATCCTTGTTGATACCAGCGTGCTCGGCTGCGCAGATGACCGCCAACCAGTTGCGTGGCGACCGGACCCAGCCAGCGCGAGAGTT
Coding sequences within it:
- a CDS encoding transporter substrate-binding domain-containing protein, producing the protein MKKYLSMLLVGVTALVAVNAAQAGAIDDAVKRGTLKVGMDPTYMPFEMTNKRGEIIGFEVDILKAMSKAMGVKLELVSTGYDGIIPALMTDKFDMIGSGMTLTQERNLRLNFSEPFIVVGQTLLIRKELEGTIKSYKDLNTADYRITSKLGTTGEMVAKKLIAKAKYHGYDNEQEAVLDVVNGKADAFIYDAPYNVVAVNKVGAGKLVFLDKPFTYEPLAFGLKKGDYDSLNFINNFLHQIHEDGTYDRIHDKWFKSTEWLKDME
- a CDS encoding amino acid ABC transporter permease — encoded protein: MKQKKAQWPWHVLTVLVLVGLAGALYYATSLMSYEWRWNRVPQYFAYQAEETQRATDISTVTELVRKGSSAQVTLRNDAGDEQHLTVDENSLQFAQGDDVAEGDVVGVTRHWAAGPLLWGLWTTLWLSVVSGVLGLLIGLVTGLCRLSNNPTLRDLSSIYVELVRGTPLLVQIFIFYFFIGTVMNLSREFAGIAALSLFTGAYVAEIIRSGVQSIARGQNEAARSLGLSAGQSMRHVVLPQAFKRVLPPLAGQFISLVKDTSLVSVIAITELLKSGREVITTSFSPFEILFCVAGLYLLINLPLSKIASRLERRLAQSD
- a CDS encoding amino acid ABC transporter ATP-binding protein; this encodes MIEVRDLVKVFDTRGQVVRAVDNVTTTVAKGEVLVVIGPSGSGKSTFLRCLNGLEEFDSGSVSIDGLQLADPKTDVNAYRREVGMVFQHFNLFPHMTVLENLCLAQKVVRKRGQKESEAKALALLEKVGIAQKAREYPSRLSGGQQQRVAIARALAMDPKVMLFDEPTSALDPEMVGEVLDVMKNLAVEGMTMVCVTHEMGFAREVADRVLFFDHGKLLEDASPAEFFDAPKDPRAQAFLRQVL
- a CDS encoding methyl-accepting chemotaxis protein, whose amino-acid sequence is MQSMTQGLRDLIGGISDGVTQIASAAEELSAVTEQTSAGVNNQKIETDQVATAMNEMAATVQEVARNAEEASEAAVAADQQAREGDKVVGEAIAQIERLAVEVGHSTEAMGELKRESDKIGSVLDVIKSVAQQTNLLALNAAIEAARAGEAGRGFAVVADEVRSLAQRTQKSTEEIEELIVGLQNGTQQVATIMDNSRSLTDSSVELTRRAGGSLESITRTVSAIQAMNQQIAAAAEQQSAVAEEINRSVLNVRDVSDQTSAASEETAASSVELARLGTHLQMLVGRFKV
- a CDS encoding 16S rRNA (uracil(1498)-N(3))-methyltransferase; the encoded protein is MNLLLLEEADFIAADRVVLRDRRLTHMQEVHRSEVGDSLRVGRINGLMGSAELLRLEAGEAELRVTLDQPPPAKLPLTLVLALPRPKMLRRVFQTVATMGVSKVILVNSYRVEKSFWQTPFLEPEAIRENLILGLEQARDTVLPEIIIEKRFKPFVEDRLPAITEGTLGLVGHPGNYPPCPRALSEPVTLAIGPEGGWIPYEIDLLGKSGLQPVQLGERILRVETAVTALLARLF
- the tatC gene encoding twin-arginine translocase subunit TatC encodes the protein MSDLPENDQHMPLVSHLTELRTRLLRCVAAIFIIFAGLFAFTQQIYTFVSTPLRQYLPVGATMIATDVSSPFLTPLKLTMMVSLFLAIPVILHQIWGFIAPGLYKHEKRIAVPLLVSSILLFYTGMAFAYYFVFPLIFKFFAAATPAGVEMMTDIASYLDFVMTLFFAFGVAFEIPVAVVLLVWIGVVDVKYLKKIRPYVIIGCFVVGMILTPPDIFSQTLLAVPMWMLFEIGILFGGLISKRERPDENSADDHNDQPPATQA
- the tatB gene encoding Sec-independent protein translocase protein TatB — encoded protein: MFGISFSELLLVGLVALLVLGPERLPGAARTAGLWVGRLKRSFNAIKQEVEREIGADEIRRQLHNEHILSLEQEARKIFTPVQQEPTPVEHVGEQTIHSPAAATIPAPAVVPNETAPVVATPPVESAAPAAAPVAPAPHDPTLPPRAP
- a CDS encoding twin-arginine translocase TatA/TatE family subunit, with protein sequence MGIFDWKHWIVILVVVVLVFGTKKLKNLGTDVGESIKGFRKAMNDEEKPAADPTVTPAQPVPPVQPQATAQANPPHTIDVQAQKVEEPIRKDV
- a CDS encoding phosphoribosyl-ATP diphosphatase, which gives rise to MSDTLTRLAQVLEERKGAAADSSYVASLYHKGLNKILEKVGEESVETIIAAKDAAISGDCSDVIYETADLWFHSMVMLAQLGQHPQAVLDELDRRFGLSGHVEKASRPSA
- the hisI gene encoding phosphoribosyl-AMP cyclohydrolase, translating into MKNWLDEIKWDADGLVPAIAQDHKTGRVLMMAWMNREALELTAAENRAIYWSRSRGKLWRKGEESGHVQTLHEMRLDCDADVIILMVEQIGDIACHTGRQSCFYRVFENGDWKTVDPVLKDPHAIYSAGQ
- the ubiB gene encoding ubiquinone biosynthesis regulatory protein kinase UbiB, whose product is MKLLAVRRLLRIQRVVIRYRLDDLLFDLPLPWFLLALRYVLPWRWFPRKPLELSRGARLRLALQDLGPIFIKFGQILSTRRDLLPEDIADELMLLQDRVPPFDSQLSIKLIEEQLGKKISEVFSRFDVEPLASASVAQVHAAQLKTGEEVVVKVIRPGLKPVIAQDLAWLFILARAAEKVSADARLLHPVDVVQDYEKTIYDELDLLREAANASQLKRNFEGSPLLYVPQVYWDWCRPKVLVMERIYGIQVTDLATLADQRTDMKMLAERGVEIFFTQVFRDSFFHADMHPGNIFVSTVNPWSPQYIAIDCGIVGSLTPEDQDYLARNLFAFFKRDYRRVAQLHIDSGWVPAETKLNEFEAAIRTVCEPIFEKPLKDISFGQVLMRLFQTARRFNMEVQPQLVLLQKTLLNIEGLGRQLYPDLDLWNTAQPFLERWMRERVSPKALIGNVQSQFEQLPHLANMARDLLERMSQPHANDPPPPWHKRKDDWFLRLLGCAHLAGGTILAAGGPLNELGHWPAGIMVAVGLYLVVRR